From the Streptomyces sp. NBC_01216 genome, the window CGTACACCGACTGGAGCTGACCCCGGGGACCGGAGGACGGCCGCCGCGGCGGCACCACGCCGCCCGGATCCGTTCCGTCCCCGCCCCCGGCGAGCTCCGCCCGCCGCTCCTGGGCGGCGCCCCTCCGGGGTACGCTCACACCCCCCAACCTGCAACGACACACCTCAGGAGACACGCCACGATGGCCGACCGGGTCACGGTGATCGGCTGGGACGGTTCGCCCCTCACCGCAGCGGCCCGGTCCGCGCTGTCCGCCGCCACGCTGGTGGCGGGGGCGGGCCACCATCTGGCCCTGCCCGAGGTGCCGCCCGGCGCCGAGCGCATCCGCCTCGGCAGCGTCGACCTCGCCGCCCGCCGGATCGCCGGCCACCGCGGCAGCGCCGTCGTCCTGGCCGACGGGGATCCCGGCTTCTTCGGCGTCGTCCGCACGCTGCACGCCCCCGAGCACGGTCTCGAGGTCGAGGTCGTCCCCGCCGTCTCCTCCGTCGCCGCCGCCTTCGCGCGGGCCGGCATGCCCTGGGACGACGCCCGTATCGTCGTCGCCCACCAGCGCGACCTGCGCCGCGCCGTCAACGTCTGCCGCGCCCATCCGAAGGTCGCGGTCCTGACCTCACCCGGCGCCGGCCCGGCGGAACTCGCCCTCCTCCTCGACGGCGTGCACCGGACCTTCGTCATCTGCGAGGAACTCGGCACCGACCGTGAGCAGGTCACCGTCCTCACCTCCGACAAGGCCGCCGACCACGTCTGGCGCGACCCGAACGTCGTCATCGTCATCGGCGGCTCCTCCACCGGGGGCAAGGGTGGCGGCTGGCTGATGGGCCAGGAGACCCCGGCCGCGCGGGGCTGGGCGC encodes:
- the cbiE gene encoding precorrin-6y C5,15-methyltransferase (decarboxylating) subunit CbiE, which produces MADRVTVIGWDGSPLTAAARSALSAATLVAGAGHHLALPEVPPGAERIRLGSVDLAARRIAGHRGSAVVLADGDPGFFGVVRTLHAPEHGLEVEVVPAVSSVAAAFARAGMPWDDARIVVAHQRDLRRAVNVCRAHPKVAVLTSPGAGPAELALLLDGVHRTFVICEELGTDREQVTVLTSDKAADHVWRDPNVVIVIGGSSTGGKGGGWLMGQETPAARGWARPTADDEPGRGDGPALRAAQLARLGPRIGDLVWDVGCGGGAFSVDAARFGAAVIAVDADPAACARTEAAARLADVRVQAVSGRAPHVLERLPEPDVVRIGAGSVPVVTACTDRRPERIVAHAATRDEAEAVGAALAAGGYEVECTLLQTVGLDPEVWTERERTVVFLLGGRRIDRAP